From a single Oncorhynchus tshawytscha isolate Ot180627B linkage group LG33, Otsh_v2.0, whole genome shotgun sequence genomic region:
- the LOC112231243 gene encoding spermine synthase isoform X2 — MALRHYTLDFNLSAPDCPTTVHGLQSIFQEQEMTETVHDTEGHGYLATFIGKNGRLVILRVTAHGLLTIDLQCCEGDNIVQVENLLNTLEEKLRSLLHGNIKRVKRLPALTRGAAVDRYWPTADGRLVEYDIDRVVYDEDSAYQNIKIMHSQQFGNILILNGDVNLAESDLPYTQAIMGRGQENYAGKEVLILGGGDGGILAEAVKLKPKMITMVEIDQMVIDGCRTHMRKACGSVLDNLKGECYQVLVEDCVPVLKKYVEEGKTFDYVINDLTAVPISTAPEEDSTWEFLQLILDLSIKVLRPTGKYFTQGNSANLTETLALYEEQLGRLSCPVDFSKEVVCVPSYMELWVFYTIWKK; from the exons ATGGCACTGCGACATTACACCCTCGACTTCAACCTCTCAGCGCCAG ACTGTCCAACGACTGTGCATGGGCTGCAGTCTATATTTCAAGAACAGGAAATGACAGAGACTGTCCATGACACTGAGGGACATGGATATCTTGCTACCTTCATTGGCAAGAATGGCAG GTTGGTTATTCTGCGTGTGACCGCCCATGGCCTGCTTACCATTGATCTGCAGTGTTGTGAAGGAGATAACATTGTACAAGTAGAGAAT CTTTTGAATACACTGGAAGAGAAGCTGAGAAGTCTCCTACATGGAAACATTAAGAGGGTCAAGAG GCTCCCAGCTCTGACACGAGGTGCAGCTGTTGATCGATACTGGCCCACAGCAGACGGCAGACTGGTGGAGTATGACATAGATCGGGTTGTATACGATGAGGACTCTGCATACCAGAACATAAAGATCATGCACTCGCAGCAGTTTGGCAATATCCTGATCCTCAATGGGGATGTTA ATCTGGCAGAGAGTGACCTGCCCTACACCCAGGCCATCATGGGCAGAGGGCAAGAGAACTATGCAGGGAAGGAGGTGCTGATCTTAGGAGGCGGCGATGGAGGAATCCTCGCAGAGGCCGTCAAACTCAAGCCAAAGATGATCACCATGGTGGAG ATCGACCAAATGGTGATTGATGGGTGTAGAACACACATGAGGAAGGCATGTGGAAGTGTTCTGGACAACCTGAAGGGAGAATGTTACCAG GTGTTGGTAGAGGACTGCGTTCCTGTTCTTAAAAAGTATGTTGAGGAAGGGAAGACGTTTGATTACGTTATCAATGACCTCACAGCGGTCCCCATCTCCACAGCGCCAGAGGAGG ACTCTACATGGGAGTTCCTACAGCTTATCTTGGATCTCTCAATAAAAGTACTGCGTCCTACTGGGAAGTACTTCACACAG GGTAATAGTGCCAATCTGACTGAGACACTGGCTCTTTATGAGGAGCAGCTGGGAAGGCTCTCATGTCCTGTAGACTTCTCcaaggaggtggtgtgtgtgccCTCTTATATGGAACT GTGGGTTTTCTACACCATTTGGAAGAAGTGA
- the LOC112231243 gene encoding spermine synthase isoform X1: MALRHYTLDFNLSAPADCPTTVHGLQSIFQEQEMTETVHDTEGHGYLATFIGKNGRLVILRVTAHGLLTIDLQCCEGDNIVQVENLLNTLEEKLRSLLHGNIKRVKRLPALTRGAAVDRYWPTADGRLVEYDIDRVVYDEDSAYQNIKIMHSQQFGNILILNGDVNLAESDLPYTQAIMGRGQENYAGKEVLILGGGDGGILAEAVKLKPKMITMVEIDQMVIDGCRTHMRKACGSVLDNLKGECYQVLVEDCVPVLKKYVEEGKTFDYVINDLTAVPISTAPEEDSTWEFLQLILDLSIKVLRPTGKYFTQGNSANLTETLALYEEQLGRLSCPVDFSKEVVCVPSYMELWVFYTIWKK; encoded by the exons ATGGCACTGCGACATTACACCCTCGACTTCAACCTCTCAGCGCCAG CAGACTGTCCAACGACTGTGCATGGGCTGCAGTCTATATTTCAAGAACAGGAAATGACAGAGACTGTCCATGACACTGAGGGACATGGATATCTTGCTACCTTCATTGGCAAGAATGGCAG GTTGGTTATTCTGCGTGTGACCGCCCATGGCCTGCTTACCATTGATCTGCAGTGTTGTGAAGGAGATAACATTGTACAAGTAGAGAAT CTTTTGAATACACTGGAAGAGAAGCTGAGAAGTCTCCTACATGGAAACATTAAGAGGGTCAAGAG GCTCCCAGCTCTGACACGAGGTGCAGCTGTTGATCGATACTGGCCCACAGCAGACGGCAGACTGGTGGAGTATGACATAGATCGGGTTGTATACGATGAGGACTCTGCATACCAGAACATAAAGATCATGCACTCGCAGCAGTTTGGCAATATCCTGATCCTCAATGGGGATGTTA ATCTGGCAGAGAGTGACCTGCCCTACACCCAGGCCATCATGGGCAGAGGGCAAGAGAACTATGCAGGGAAGGAGGTGCTGATCTTAGGAGGCGGCGATGGAGGAATCCTCGCAGAGGCCGTCAAACTCAAGCCAAAGATGATCACCATGGTGGAG ATCGACCAAATGGTGATTGATGGGTGTAGAACACACATGAGGAAGGCATGTGGAAGTGTTCTGGACAACCTGAAGGGAGAATGTTACCAG GTGTTGGTAGAGGACTGCGTTCCTGTTCTTAAAAAGTATGTTGAGGAAGGGAAGACGTTTGATTACGTTATCAATGACCTCACAGCGGTCCCCATCTCCACAGCGCCAGAGGAGG ACTCTACATGGGAGTTCCTACAGCTTATCTTGGATCTCTCAATAAAAGTACTGCGTCCTACTGGGAAGTACTTCACACAG GGTAATAGTGCCAATCTGACTGAGACACTGGCTCTTTATGAGGAGCAGCTGGGAAGGCTCTCATGTCCTGTAGACTTCTCcaaggaggtggtgtgtgtgccCTCTTATATGGAACT GTGGGTTTTCTACACCATTTGGAAGAAGTGA
- the LOC112231243 gene encoding spermine synthase isoform X3 encodes MTETVHDTEGHGYLATFIGKNGRLVILRVTAHGLLTIDLQCCEGDNIVQVENLLNTLEEKLRSLLHGNIKRVKRLPALTRGAAVDRYWPTADGRLVEYDIDRVVYDEDSAYQNIKIMHSQQFGNILILNGDVNLAESDLPYTQAIMGRGQENYAGKEVLILGGGDGGILAEAVKLKPKMITMVEIDQMVIDGCRTHMRKACGSVLDNLKGECYQVLVEDCVPVLKKYVEEGKTFDYVINDLTAVPISTAPEEDSTWEFLQLILDLSIKVLRPTGKYFTQGNSANLTETLALYEEQLGRLSCPVDFSKEVVCVPSYMELWVFYTIWKK; translated from the exons ATGACAGAGACTGTCCATGACACTGAGGGACATGGATATCTTGCTACCTTCATTGGCAAGAATGGCAG GTTGGTTATTCTGCGTGTGACCGCCCATGGCCTGCTTACCATTGATCTGCAGTGTTGTGAAGGAGATAACATTGTACAAGTAGAGAAT CTTTTGAATACACTGGAAGAGAAGCTGAGAAGTCTCCTACATGGAAACATTAAGAGGGTCAAGAG GCTCCCAGCTCTGACACGAGGTGCAGCTGTTGATCGATACTGGCCCACAGCAGACGGCAGACTGGTGGAGTATGACATAGATCGGGTTGTATACGATGAGGACTCTGCATACCAGAACATAAAGATCATGCACTCGCAGCAGTTTGGCAATATCCTGATCCTCAATGGGGATGTTA ATCTGGCAGAGAGTGACCTGCCCTACACCCAGGCCATCATGGGCAGAGGGCAAGAGAACTATGCAGGGAAGGAGGTGCTGATCTTAGGAGGCGGCGATGGAGGAATCCTCGCAGAGGCCGTCAAACTCAAGCCAAAGATGATCACCATGGTGGAG ATCGACCAAATGGTGATTGATGGGTGTAGAACACACATGAGGAAGGCATGTGGAAGTGTTCTGGACAACCTGAAGGGAGAATGTTACCAG GTGTTGGTAGAGGACTGCGTTCCTGTTCTTAAAAAGTATGTTGAGGAAGGGAAGACGTTTGATTACGTTATCAATGACCTCACAGCGGTCCCCATCTCCACAGCGCCAGAGGAGG ACTCTACATGGGAGTTCCTACAGCTTATCTTGGATCTCTCAATAAAAGTACTGCGTCCTACTGGGAAGTACTTCACACAG GGTAATAGTGCCAATCTGACTGAGACACTGGCTCTTTATGAGGAGCAGCTGGGAAGGCTCTCATGTCCTGTAGACTTCTCcaaggaggtggtgtgtgtgccCTCTTATATGGAACT GTGGGTTTTCTACACCATTTGGAAGAAGTGA
- the LOC112231245 gene encoding carbonyl reductase [NADPH] 1, which yields MSKKVAVVTGANKGIGFAIVRELCKAKFTGDVILTARNEKLGNEAVKMLKSEGFEVSYHHLDICDQGSAKQLSNFLQKTYGGLDVLINNAGMAFKNDATETFGEQAEVTMRTNFWGTLWVCHALLPLLRPNARVVNVSSFVSKKALDTCSPQLQAKFRDTELSEEELCLLMGQFVIAAQQGNHQAQGWPNTAYGTTKIGVTVLSRIQAHFLTKTRAADGILLNACCPGWVRTDMAGSKAPKSPEEGAQTPTYLALLPEGMKEPHGQLVWDKTIQEW from the exons ATGTCCAAAAAAGTGGCAGTAGTTACCGGTGCCAATAAAGGCATAGGATTTGCGATTGTGAGGGAGCTTTGTAAGGCAAAATTTACCGGGGATGTTATTCTTACTGCTCGAAATGAAAAACTTGGAAATGAGGCAGTGAAGATGCTGAAGTCCGAAGGATTTGAAGTTTCTTACCACCACCTTGATATCTGCGACCAGGGCAGCGCCAAGCAACTGAGTAACTTTCTGCAGAAGACGTATGGCGGATTGGATGTGCTCATTAACAACGCGGGAATGGCTTTTAAGA ATGATGCGACTGAGACTTTTGGGGAACAGGCTGAGGTGACCATGCGCACCAACTTTTGGGGCACCCTGTGGGTGTGCCATGCTCTCCTACCCCTCCTCAGACCAAATGCCAGAGTGGTGAATGTCTCCAGCTTTGTTAGCAAGAAGGCTCTTGATACATGCAGCCCTCAACTACAAGCCAA GTTCCGTGATACTGAGCTCTCTGAGGAGGAGCTGTGCTTGCTGATGGGGCAGTTTGTTATTGCCGCTCAGCAGGGAAACCATCAGGCCCAGGGGTGGCCAAACACAGCCTATGGCACAACAAAG ATCGGAGTGACTGTGCTGTCCAGGATTCAGGCTCATTTTCTGACTAAGACCCGGGCAGCTGATGGAATCCTGCTCAACGCCTGCTGCCCTGGCTGGGTCCGCACTGACATGGCAGGCTCCAAAGCCCCCAAGAGTCCTGAAGAAGGAGCACAGACTCCTACCTATCTGGCACTTCTACCTGAAGGGATGAAGGAGCCACATGGACAGTTGGtgtgggacaagaccattcagGAATGGTAG